The genomic stretch actgcgccaattgaaagtgcccccccccctcttttttgccctctgtcaccgtgttcagcaggggagagttcggggagccagcttctctgcagtatgccgaggagaaaatggcgcaggttagtgctggaggatcaagctccgccccctcagtggcgggcttcggtcccgcttagatttacaatactggcgggggattatataatatactgcctccgcagcctatatatatattaaccagtccctagaggtttattattgctgcccagggcgccccccctgcgcccttcagtgcccgttgtgtgtgttgtgtgtgggagcaatggcgcgcagcggtaacgctgcgcgttacctcagtgaagatctgaagtcttctgccgcctttgaagtcttctttcttcttatactcacctggcttctatcttccggctctgtgaggacgacggcggtgcggctccgggacgaacagcgagggtgagacctgcgttccgaccctctggagctaatggtgtccagtagcctaagaagcagagcctataatttaagtaggtctgcttctctcccctcagtcccacgatgcagggaaccagcagtgctccctgaaaataaaaaacctaacaaaattatttttcagagaaactcaggagagctcccctgtagtgcacccagtctcctctgggtacaggatctaaccgaggtctggaggaggggcatagagggaggagccagtgcacacccatctaaagttctttatagtgcccatggtccttacggagtccccagcatcctctaggacgtaagagaaataatagcaTATCGTCCGCATACAGAGCCACCACGTCCATAGCCTCACCAACCTTTACACCACATACATCCGTGGTTGCAATAGACTAGCCAATGGCAATAGCGATTGCAAATAGTGCTGGCGACAGAGGACACCCATGACGGGTTCCTCTCTCGAGCGGAAATTTGGCTGATGTAAACCCATTTACCAACACACGAGCCATGGGAGAGGAGTACAACAGTTGGATTAAGCTTATAAACTGTGGCCCAAAGGCGAATTTCTTAAGCACACCCTAAAGATGCACCCACTCTACAGAGTCGATGGTCTTGGCAGCGTCAAGTGACACCACCACTGGCCCTGGCTATACTAAATCACTCCTTTGTAAATGCAGAACAGTCTGCGTAAATTTTGGGTGGGGGATTTACCGGGAATAAACCCTGTCTGGTGGACGAGATAACAGAGTTTAAATGAGTTGCCAATACCTTTGCTAAGACTTTAATGTCTGTGGTCAAAAGAGAAATGGGTCGATAGGAGTCCGGTAATGTACGATCCTGCCCTGGCTTCGCCAAAACAATAATATTAGCCTCTGACATTGATTGAGAAATAGTTCCCCACTCAGATAGCATGTTAAACAGTTCTAACAAATAAGGGATGAAGAACTCTTTAAATTTCTTGTACACCTCCACAGGAAGTCCATCACATCCAGGGGCCTTTGAAGTAGGCAGTGAAGAGACTGCCGCTTCTACCTCCTCCAATGTGAATGGAGCATCCAATAAGTCGACAAACTTAGACCCGTGCCAGGTACTCCAACGTAACCCGTGCCAGGTACTCCAGAAAGTGTTCAGTACAGTGGGAGACCCGAGAGGCGTACAATGATGAACAGTAGCCACgaaaattggctggtactttttctacttccactttacctccatccaaggcttagtaaatagaccccattgtattctaaacttggggggggggggggggggggaatgattggTCCATTAGGATGAGGATTCCGGGTACTCTGAAACACTGCTAAATTTGCCACTGAAGGGTTATAATAGTATATGCAATAGGTCCAATTTTCTGGAAATGGTGTAATTTCAGAATAATAGCTGCCAAATTTAAAGCAACTATTTCTTTGAAGGGAAAACAAACCTGATTTTGCCTTAAAACAAATTGGTGCTTTAAATTTAGtggctgtgggggagatgtatcaagccttctaaaaagtagagacgttgcccatagcaaccaatcagatttgagtTAGCAATTATCAATTACATTCTATAgagcagacattcccaaccacggtcctcaaggcacaccaacagtgcaggttttagtgatatccaggctgcagcacagatggttaaatcaaaataactgagctactaattaagtcacctgtgctgaagcctggatatcactaaaacctgcactgttagtgctgaaacacactacccggcttttgccggccgggaaaaagccggacggctttttcccgggccggcattgtagttaacagtgtgagggctagggtcccttcacactgcacggccccggcccggctgccgggttgcagccgggtctcaccactggaaggtccggcggccgggcggccgccgggccgtctttggagccagtaaaccatgtgtgtgaaggggagctttcacacacaacggttttttcggaagccgtgtctgatgctgcgcatgcgcacagcatcacccacggctcaaagccgtcctgtgtgagcgactctgccggtttctcccggatggcaaaaagccggacaaagtttgtccggctttttgccatccgggaaaaaccggagtgtgtgttacagcccttaatgtgccttgaggaccgtggttgggaatgcctgctatggagcatgactggttgctatgggcaactactcaACTTGTCTATTGTTTAcacagcttgatacatctccccgtaAATAACCAAAATCTCACTTCCAGCAAATCAGAACCTATTGCATACACCCCACTCTGTAATTCCCTTTAAACTCAGAGGTGATTTTCACTTCTTACACTAATACCTTTTGCACGGTTATCAGTTAGGTGAAATAGATATTCATTATGCAACAGAACAGTCTATTTTTCTGCCTACAGCTACCGGTTATCCCTTCCTGTTATACTGGACTGGTTCTGTTAAAGTTACTTTATCAAAAGTTTACCAGCATGTGTTCATAATGTTGTAATGTAATTCAGAGTAAGTGATTGTCAGCTTAGTGAGAGAACAGCGGAGGGTTATACTTACTGAGCGTGTTCATTAGCTGATTAGTTCCTTGGGGTCGGTTGGTGCCATTGGAGATAGGCGCTCTGCTGCTGTACTGCTGagagggggatgtgtgtgtgtcatctTCACCACCGCTGCTGGAGCTGTCATCATCACTCCCTGAGGAGCTTGCTGATTCAGAGGagctgctgccactgctactgctcatcTGCTCTATAATCTCCACCTCAGCCCTCAGCTCTATGGTAAATACAGAAGAAAGACTCAGGGTGAGTAATTGAAGCAAAGTATTAGCTCCATGAGCCAAAAACATTATGCACTAAGTCCATGGTACACATCAACAATTCTATAAAATAGAAGAGGATGGACACTCTTGCTTGAAAAGTTCTGATTGGTGGGGAGGCttggcagtcacacagtgtgaataAATAATGAGACTGAGCCAGAGGGTTCTATCCCATTAAAATATTGCCTAAGGCGCTATCACTTACATAAACACAACTGTAAGCAGGGATTCAAAAGAGACTCCGTAATTTATAAACTTTATAGATAATAACAAAAATAACAAAGCTGTGGGAGGCTAGAGAGGGACAGCAATTTCAACACTTAAGTGcttaagtaccgtatatactcgagtataagccgactttttcagcacttttttttgtgctgaaaaagcccccttggcctatactcgagtcagtgctggtagtgcagtgcagtgggaaggagggacacggagggcacagcgcgcgcctctcctatgtcccgcctgcgtctccggcggcagcggcgggtctgttaaaggaattacacgtccgtgagctccgattggctcacgaaccggcactttatttaacagacccgccgcggccgccggagacacaggagaggcgcgcgctgtgccctccgtgtccctccttcacaagacaacgcGGGAGCAGCGGAAGGTAagttatagcaggcactgggggagcatatttggcacttggggtgggggaatatgtggcactgagggggcatgcatatctggcagcatgagggcatatctggcactgtgggggtataactggcactgtgtgggggcatatctggcactgagggggcatgcatatctggcagtgtgaggccatatctggcactgagggggcatgcatatctggcagtatgagggcatatctggcactgtggtggtataactggcactgtggggggcatatctggcagtgtgagggcatatctggcactgagggggcatgcatatctggcagtatgagggcatatctggcagtgtgggggcatatctggcagtatgagggctgcgtacggctagagctgcatttcccaccctaggcttatactcgagtcaaataATTTTCCCAGgtatttgtggtaaaattaggtgcctcggcttatattcgggtcgacttatactcgagtatatacggtacataacAAATTCTCTTTAAATTTCATGTAAACAAGAAAAGGTTAGGTAataaaccatcaccaatgccccGCCAATATGTATAAAACCAAAGACTGTAATTAATAAGTATGCACTGCAGACAGCAACTGCTAGACAAACCAATGTCACTCACACCCTGAAATTGTATATAAAGTCACCTTGCATGATAAGGATTAATGAATCAGAGAGTTAAAAGGTCCAGTCCAGTAATGATATTGTTGTTTGTGCACATGCATGCACTCAccaagtggtctattcatgaagcagtggacccaccaaccgagtggtaaTATCCTGCGGAGGTCGTGTTTCCGTCCAGCGGTATTCCACCAGCTGTCAAGATTACTGCATAGGTCTTCTGAACGCCGGGAAACCCGAGAGCCAGTATTTTTACTGCATCCCCTGAATGATTTCAGCATGCAGCAATAGGTGTAAGAAAATGAACTCCCACTAGCGTTGTTCTTAGGTttgtatgccacccagcagtgggaGAATGAGGAGCTGTAAAACAGCAGTGTGACCACGCTGACAGCTCTCAGCTGCTTCTTGGAGAGGTGGCAGATAGTGTGTTAATCGCTGGAGGAATGTTCCCAGCCGTTGGTTCTAGCCATGAAGGTATGCTGGTCCGGCTGTAGCTCAGCACAATCAGGTCTCCATTAATGCTAGGAAAAGCTGAGTGGACCTAATCAGGTTGGTCAAGGTCACTTATAAAAGCTGTAGTAAAGCTGGGGAATGCGGTGAAGTGTGCTTAGTCCAAGTCCCAGGGCCGGCCAGGCCATTACGCAGACTAAGCGgctgagtaaggcgccacagtAATGAGGGCGCAGGCCGGGAAGCAATGGAGCAGACCCTGTCAGTGCCGACATcatttcaaatgtggcgccggccactAGCTAATTGgaacttggcaaccaatcagcagcagtaattggctgccggactgcgagttcCGATTGGCTCTCGAGCCGGCGCCACATGAACTGTAGCCAAATTGCTGATTTATCTATAAGAAAACTCTAAGCAAATAAACACAGATAAGTGATTGTCATGTTATGTCCCAGCTTTCTCTTACCCCTCTTAATGTCATCAAGCTGAGGTTCTGGAGAAGGATGATCTTTCAAAGGAGATGTTTTAGGCCCTGCAGATAGTTTTGATGGAGTTTTGAACTGGGAAGTTGGCTGGGAGGATCTGGCAGACTGTTGCTCTATTCGAGCTTGAATCTTGCTGCTGCCCTCAGCCCTGAATAGGACAAAATATATAATATCTTACTAATATATTTATTAGACAGTAAGTACTGTAGTTCCTTTCTGCTGTACTTATAAATGCTAATAAGACACCCAAAACACCGAAGGGTCAATTTCCAATTGAAGTTACCGGcacaatgaaataaaaaaaagaaaagaaatcaaaGTAGTCCAACTTAATCAAATTGGATCACTACGGAGCTCAAATTTGATGAAGCCCTGAAAGGACAGAACACGTAGGGTGAGGGTGCCACAGGGATCAACACTATGCGCCCAATGACAACAGCTCACACTCTT from Pseudophryne corroboree isolate aPseCor3 chromosome 5, aPseCor3.hap2, whole genome shotgun sequence encodes the following:
- the EAF1 gene encoding ELL-associated factor 1, which produces MNGTPPPPPLDREEHALRLGESFEKRPRSSFHTVRYDFKPASIDTSCEGDLQVGKGDEVTITLPHIPGSTPPMTIFKGNKRPYQKDCVLIINHDTGEYVLEKLSSSIQVKKTRAEGSSKIQARIEQQSARSSQPTSQFKTPSKLSAGPKTSPLKDHPSPEPQLDDIKRELRAEVEIIEQMSSSSGSSSSESASSSGSDDDSSSSGGEDDTHTSPSQQYSSRAPISNGTNRPQGTNQLMNTLRNDLQLSESGSDSDD